The following are encoded together in the Balaenoptera acutorostrata chromosome 9, mBalAcu1.1, whole genome shotgun sequence genome:
- the SLC29A2 gene encoding equilibrative nucleoside transporter 2 isoform X1 gives MARGDAPQDRRVGDRMGYHLVGISFFILGLGTLLPWNFFITAIPYFQGRLAGANGTTETLGTNHTSPADTFNFNNWVTLLSQLPLLFFTLLNSFLYQCVPETVRILGSLLAILLLFTLTAVLVKVDMSPGPFFSITMASVWFINSFCAVLQGSLFGQLGTMPSTYSTLFLSGQGLAGIFAALAMLMSMASGVDAQTSALGYFITPCVGVLMSIVCYLSLPHLKFARYYLAKKPSKAQGQELETKAELLKSDEKNGIPNSPQKAALTLDLDPEKETEMEPEEPQKPGKPSVFIVFQKIWLTALCLVLVFTVTLSVFPAITAMVTSSTSPGKWSQFFNPICCFLLFNVMDCLGRSLTSYFLWPDEDSRLLPLLVCLRVLFVPLFMLCHVPERSRLPILFPQDAYFITFMLLFAVSNGYLVSLTMCLAPRQVLPHEREVAGTLMTFFLALGLSCGASLSFLFKALL, from the exons ATGGCGCGAGGAGACGCCCCGCAGGACAGGCGAGTTGGGGACCGGATGGG CTACCACCTGGTCGGGATCAGCTTCTTCATCCTGGGGCTGGGCACCCTCCTTCCCTGGAACTTCTTCATCACAGCCATCCCG TACTTCCAGGGGCGTCTGGCAGGGGCCAACGGCACCACCGAGACCCTGGGCACCAACCACACGAGCCCTGCAGATACCTTCAACTTCAACAACTGGGTGACACTGCTGTCCCAGCTGCCTCTGCTGTTCTTCACACTCCTCAACTCCTTCCTGTACCAGTG CGTCCCTGAGACGGTGCGGATTCTGGGCAGCCTGCTGGCCATCCTGCTGCTCTTCACCCTGACGGCGGTGTTGGTCAAGGTGGACATGAGCCCCGGGCCCTTCTTCTCCATCACCATGGCCTCTGTCTGGTTCATCAACT CCTTCTGTGCAGTTCTGCAGGGCAGCCTCTTCGGGCAACTGGGCACCATGCCTTCCACGTACAGCACCCTCTTCCTCAGCGGCCAGGGCCTGGCTGGGATCTTCGCTGCTCTTGCCATGCTCATGTCCATGGCCA GTGGCGTGGATGCCCAGACCTCCGCCCTGGGGTACTTCATCACGCCCTGCGTGGGCGTCCTCATGTCCATCGTGTGTTACCTGAGCCTGCCCCACCTG AAGTTTGCCCGCTACTACCTGGCCAAGAAACCATCAAAGGCACAAGGTCAAGAGCTGGAGACCAAAGCTGAGCTCCTCAAGTCTG ATGAGAAGAACGGGATTCCCAACAGCCCCCAGAAGGCAGCCCTGACTCTGGATCTTGACCCTgagaaggagacagagatggAGCCAGAGGAACCCCAGAAGCCAGGAAAACCTTCAGTTTTCATTGTCTTCCAGAAG ATCTGGCTGACGGCGCTGTGCCTCGTGTTGGTCTTCACAGTCACCCTGTCTGTCTTCCCAGCCATCACGGCCATGGTGACCAGCTCCACCAGCCCCGGGAAGTGGA gtCAGTTCTTCAACCCCATCTGCTGCTTCCTTCTCTTCAACGTCATGGACTGTCTGGGACGGAGCCTGACCTCTTACTTCCTGTGG CCAGACGAAGACAGCCGGCTGCTGCCCCTGCTGGTCTGCCTGCGCGTCCTGTTTGTGCCACTCTTCATGCTGTGCCACGTGCCCGAGAGGTCCCGGCTGCCCATCCTCTTCCCACAGGACGCCTACTTCATCACTTTCATGCTGCTTTTTGCTGTTTCAAATGGTTACCTGGTGTCCCTCACCATGTGCCTGGCGCCCAG GCAGGTGCTGCCACACGAGAGGGAGGTGGCCGGCACCCTCATGACCTTCTTCCTGGCTCTGGGGCTGTCCTGTGGagcctccctctctttcctcttcaaGGCGCTGCTCTGA
- the SLC29A2 gene encoding equilibrative nucleoside transporter 2 isoform X2 gives MARGDAPQDSYHLVGISFFILGLGTLLPWNFFITAIPYFQGRLAGANGTTETLGTNHTSPADTFNFNNWVTLLSQLPLLFFTLLNSFLYQCVPETVRILGSLLAILLLFTLTAVLVKVDMSPGPFFSITMASVWFINSFCAVLQGSLFGQLGTMPSTYSTLFLSGQGLAGIFAALAMLMSMASGVDAQTSALGYFITPCVGVLMSIVCYLSLPHLKFARYYLAKKPSKAQGQELETKAELLKSDEKNGIPNSPQKAALTLDLDPEKETEMEPEEPQKPGKPSVFIVFQKIWLTALCLVLVFTVTLSVFPAITAMVTSSTSPGKWSQFFNPICCFLLFNVMDCLGRSLTSYFLWPDEDSRLLPLLVCLRVLFVPLFMLCHVPERSRLPILFPQDAYFITFMLLFAVSNGYLVSLTMCLAPRQVLPHEREVAGTLMTFFLALGLSCGASLSFLFKALL, from the exons ATGGCGCGAGGAGACGCCCCGCAGGACAG CTACCACCTGGTCGGGATCAGCTTCTTCATCCTGGGGCTGGGCACCCTCCTTCCCTGGAACTTCTTCATCACAGCCATCCCG TACTTCCAGGGGCGTCTGGCAGGGGCCAACGGCACCACCGAGACCCTGGGCACCAACCACACGAGCCCTGCAGATACCTTCAACTTCAACAACTGGGTGACACTGCTGTCCCAGCTGCCTCTGCTGTTCTTCACACTCCTCAACTCCTTCCTGTACCAGTG CGTCCCTGAGACGGTGCGGATTCTGGGCAGCCTGCTGGCCATCCTGCTGCTCTTCACCCTGACGGCGGTGTTGGTCAAGGTGGACATGAGCCCCGGGCCCTTCTTCTCCATCACCATGGCCTCTGTCTGGTTCATCAACT CCTTCTGTGCAGTTCTGCAGGGCAGCCTCTTCGGGCAACTGGGCACCATGCCTTCCACGTACAGCACCCTCTTCCTCAGCGGCCAGGGCCTGGCTGGGATCTTCGCTGCTCTTGCCATGCTCATGTCCATGGCCA GTGGCGTGGATGCCCAGACCTCCGCCCTGGGGTACTTCATCACGCCCTGCGTGGGCGTCCTCATGTCCATCGTGTGTTACCTGAGCCTGCCCCACCTG AAGTTTGCCCGCTACTACCTGGCCAAGAAACCATCAAAGGCACAAGGTCAAGAGCTGGAGACCAAAGCTGAGCTCCTCAAGTCTG ATGAGAAGAACGGGATTCCCAACAGCCCCCAGAAGGCAGCCCTGACTCTGGATCTTGACCCTgagaaggagacagagatggAGCCAGAGGAACCCCAGAAGCCAGGAAAACCTTCAGTTTTCATTGTCTTCCAGAAG ATCTGGCTGACGGCGCTGTGCCTCGTGTTGGTCTTCACAGTCACCCTGTCTGTCTTCCCAGCCATCACGGCCATGGTGACCAGCTCCACCAGCCCCGGGAAGTGGA gtCAGTTCTTCAACCCCATCTGCTGCTTCCTTCTCTTCAACGTCATGGACTGTCTGGGACGGAGCCTGACCTCTTACTTCCTGTGG CCAGACGAAGACAGCCGGCTGCTGCCCCTGCTGGTCTGCCTGCGCGTCCTGTTTGTGCCACTCTTCATGCTGTGCCACGTGCCCGAGAGGTCCCGGCTGCCCATCCTCTTCCCACAGGACGCCTACTTCATCACTTTCATGCTGCTTTTTGCTGTTTCAAATGGTTACCTGGTGTCCCTCACCATGTGCCTGGCGCCCAG GCAGGTGCTGCCACACGAGAGGGAGGTGGCCGGCACCCTCATGACCTTCTTCCTGGCTCTGGGGCTGTCCTGTGGagcctccctctctttcctcttcaaGGCGCTGCTCTGA
- the SLC29A2 gene encoding equilibrative nucleoside transporter 2 isoform X3 — translation MCVPERKQLVSTWARAWLTYFQGRLAGANGTTETLGTNHTSPADTFNFNNWVTLLSQLPLLFFTLLNSFLYQCVPETVRILGSLLAILLLFTLTAVLVKVDMSPGPFFSITMASVWFINSFCAVLQGSLFGQLGTMPSTYSTLFLSGQGLAGIFAALAMLMSMASGVDAQTSALGYFITPCVGVLMSIVCYLSLPHLKFARYYLAKKPSKAQGQELETKAELLKSDEKNGIPNSPQKAALTLDLDPEKETEMEPEEPQKPGKPSVFIVFQKIWLTALCLVLVFTVTLSVFPAITAMVTSSTSPGKWSQFFNPICCFLLFNVMDCLGRSLTSYFLWPDEDSRLLPLLVCLRVLFVPLFMLCHVPERSRLPILFPQDAYFITFMLLFAVSNGYLVSLTMCLAPRQVLPHEREVAGTLMTFFLALGLSCGASLSFLFKALL, via the exons ATGTGTGTTCCAGAGAGAAAGCAGTTGGTCAGCACCTGGGCCAGAGCCTGGCTTACA TACTTCCAGGGGCGTCTGGCAGGGGCCAACGGCACCACCGAGACCCTGGGCACCAACCACACGAGCCCTGCAGATACCTTCAACTTCAACAACTGGGTGACACTGCTGTCCCAGCTGCCTCTGCTGTTCTTCACACTCCTCAACTCCTTCCTGTACCAGTG CGTCCCTGAGACGGTGCGGATTCTGGGCAGCCTGCTGGCCATCCTGCTGCTCTTCACCCTGACGGCGGTGTTGGTCAAGGTGGACATGAGCCCCGGGCCCTTCTTCTCCATCACCATGGCCTCTGTCTGGTTCATCAACT CCTTCTGTGCAGTTCTGCAGGGCAGCCTCTTCGGGCAACTGGGCACCATGCCTTCCACGTACAGCACCCTCTTCCTCAGCGGCCAGGGCCTGGCTGGGATCTTCGCTGCTCTTGCCATGCTCATGTCCATGGCCA GTGGCGTGGATGCCCAGACCTCCGCCCTGGGGTACTTCATCACGCCCTGCGTGGGCGTCCTCATGTCCATCGTGTGTTACCTGAGCCTGCCCCACCTG AAGTTTGCCCGCTACTACCTGGCCAAGAAACCATCAAAGGCACAAGGTCAAGAGCTGGAGACCAAAGCTGAGCTCCTCAAGTCTG ATGAGAAGAACGGGATTCCCAACAGCCCCCAGAAGGCAGCCCTGACTCTGGATCTTGACCCTgagaaggagacagagatggAGCCAGAGGAACCCCAGAAGCCAGGAAAACCTTCAGTTTTCATTGTCTTCCAGAAG ATCTGGCTGACGGCGCTGTGCCTCGTGTTGGTCTTCACAGTCACCCTGTCTGTCTTCCCAGCCATCACGGCCATGGTGACCAGCTCCACCAGCCCCGGGAAGTGGA gtCAGTTCTTCAACCCCATCTGCTGCTTCCTTCTCTTCAACGTCATGGACTGTCTGGGACGGAGCCTGACCTCTTACTTCCTGTGG CCAGACGAAGACAGCCGGCTGCTGCCCCTGCTGGTCTGCCTGCGCGTCCTGTTTGTGCCACTCTTCATGCTGTGCCACGTGCCCGAGAGGTCCCGGCTGCCCATCCTCTTCCCACAGGACGCCTACTTCATCACTTTCATGCTGCTTTTTGCTGTTTCAAATGGTTACCTGGTGTCCCTCACCATGTGCCTGGCGCCCAG GCAGGTGCTGCCACACGAGAGGGAGGTGGCCGGCACCCTCATGACCTTCTTCCTGGCTCTGGGGCTGTCCTGTGGagcctccctctctttcctcttcaaGGCGCTGCTCTGA
- the B4GAT1 gene encoding beta-1,4-glucuronyltransferase 1 — MQMSYAIRCAFYQLLLAALMLVAMLQLLYLSLLSGLHGQEEQDQYFEFFPPSPRSVDQVKAQLRTALASGGVLDASGDYRVYRGLLKTTMDPNDVILATHASVDNLLHLSGLLERWEGPLSVSVFAATKEEAQLATVLTYALSSHCPDMRARVAMHLVCPSRYEAAVPDPREPGEFALLRSCQEVFDKLARVAQPGINYALGTNVSYPNNLLRNLAREGANYALVIDVDMVPSEGLWRGLREMLDQSKQWAGTALVVPAFEIRRARRMPTNKNELLQLYQVGEVRPFYYGLCTPCQAPTNYSRWVNLPEETLLRPAYVVPWQDPWEPFYVAGGKVPNFDERFRQYGFNRISQACELHVAGFDFEVLNEGFLVHKGFKEALKFHPQKEAENQHNKILYRQFKQELKAKYPDSPRHC, encoded by the exons ATGCAGATGTCCTACGCCATCCGGTGCGCCTTCTACCAGCTGCTGCTGGCCGCGCTAATGCTGGTGGCGATGCTGCAGCTGCTCTACCTGTCGCTGCTGTCCGGGCTGCACGGGCAGGAGGAGCAAGAccaatattttgaattctttcccCCGTCCCCGCGGTCGGTGGACCAAGTCAAGGCGCAGCTCCGCACCGCGCTGGCCTCCGGAGGCGTCCTGGACGCTAGCGGCGACTATCGCGTCTACAGGGGCCTACTGAAGACCACCATGGACCCCAACGATGTGATCCTGGCCACTCACGCCAGTGTGGACAACCTGCTGCACCTATCGGGCCTGTTGGAGCGCTGGGAGGGCCCGCTATCCGTGTCGGTGTTCGCCGCCACCAAGGAGGAGGCGCAGCTGGCCACGGTGCTGACCTACGCGCTGAGCAGCCACTGCCCCGATATGCGTGCCAGGGTTGCCATGCACCTTGTGTGCCCCTCACGCTATGAGGCCGCCGTGCCCGACCCCCGGGAGCCAGGGGAGTTTGCCCTGTTGCGGTCCTGCCAGGAGGTCTTTGACAAGCTAGCCAGGGTGGCCCAGCCCGGGATCAATTACGCGCTGGGCACCAATGTCTCCTACCCCAATAACCTGCTGAGGAATCTGGCTCGTGAGGGGGCCAACTATGCCCTGGTAATCGACGTGGACATGGTGCCCAGTGAGGGGCTGTGGAGAGGCCTTCGAGAAATGCTGGATCAGAGCAAGCAGTGGGCGGGCACAGCGCTGGTGGTGCCTGCCTTCGAGATCCGTCGAGCCCGCCGCATGCCCACGAACAAAAATGAGCTGCTGCAGCTCTACCAGGTGGGCGAGGTGCGGCCCTTCTACTATGGGCTGTGCACCCCCTGCCAGGCGCCCACCAACTACTCCCGCTGGGTCAACCTGCCAGAAGAGACCTTGCTGAGGCCTGCCTACGTGGTGCCCTGGCAAGACCCCTGGGAGCCATTCTACGTGGCTGGAGGCAAGGTGCCCAACTTCGACGAGCGCTTTCGGCAGTATGGCTTCAATCGTATCAGCCAG GCCTGTGAGCTGCACGTGGCGGGATTCGATTTCGAGGTGCTGAACGAAGGTTTCCTGGTTCATAAGGGCTTCAAAGAAGCTCTGAAATTCCATCCCCAGAAAGAGGCCGAAAATCAGCACAATAAGATCCTTTACCGTCAGTTCAAACAGGAGTTGAAGGCCAAGTACCCTGACTCCCCGCGTCACTGctga
- the BRMS1 gene encoding breast cancer metastasis-suppressor 1 isoform X1, with protein sequence MPVQPPSKDTEEMEAEGDSAAEMNGEEEESEEERSGSQTESEEESSEMDDEDYERRRSECVSEMLDLEKQFSELKEKLFRERLSQLRLRLEEVGAERAPEYTEPLGGLQRSLKIRIQVAGIYKGFCLDVIRNKYECELQGAKQHLESEKLLLYDTLQGELQERIQRLEEDRQSLDISSEWWDDKLHARGSSKTWDSLPPSKRKKAPLVSGPYIVYMLQEIDILEDWTAIKKARAAVSPQKRKSDGP encoded by the exons ATGCCCGTCCAGCCTCCAAGCAAAGACACCGAGGAGATGGAAGCAGAGGGCGACTCGGCCGCCGAGATgaatggggaggaggaagagagcgaGGAGGAACGGAGCGGCAGCCAGACCGAGTCCGAGGAGGAGAGCTCAG AGATGGACGACGAGGACTACGAGCGCCGCCGCAGCGAGTGCGTCAGCGAAATGCTGGACCTGGAGAAGCAGTTCTCGGAACTGAAGGAGAA GTTGTTCAGGGAACGGCTGAGTCAGCTGCGGTTGCggctggaggaggtgggagctgAGAGGGCGCCCGAATACACAGAGCCTCTCGGGGGGCTGCAGCGGAGCCTCAAGATCCGCATTCAGGTGGCAG GGATTTACAAGGGCTTCTGTCTGGACGTGATCAGGAACAAGTACGAGTGTGAGCTGCAGGGAGCCAAGCAGCACCTGGAG AGTGAGAAGCTGCTGCTCTACGACACGCTGCAGGGGGAGTTGCAGGAGCGGATCCAGAGGCTGGAGGAGGACCGCCAGAGCCTGGACATCAGTTCTG AGTGGTGGGATGACAAACTGCACGCCAGAGGCAGCTCGAAGACCTGGGACTCCCTGCCGCCCAGCAAGAGGAAGAAGGCCCCTCTTGTTTCCG GCCCTTACATCGTGTACATGCTGCAGGAGATCGACATCCTGGAGGACTGGACGGCCATCAAAAAG GCGAGAGCAGCCGTGTCCCCTCAGAAGAGAAAATCAGATG GACCTTGA
- the BRMS1 gene encoding breast cancer metastasis-suppressor 1 isoform X3, protein MPVQPPSKDTEEMEAEGDSAAEMNGEEEESEEERSGSQTESEEESSEMDDEDYERRRSECVSEMLDLEKQFSELKEKLFRERLSQLRLRLEEVGAERAPEYTEPLGGLQRSLKIRIQVAGIYKGFCLDVIRNKYECELQGAKQHLESEKLLLYDTLQGELQERIQRLEEDRQSLDISSGPYIVYMLQEIDILEDWTAIKKARAAVSPQKRKSDGP, encoded by the exons ATGCCCGTCCAGCCTCCAAGCAAAGACACCGAGGAGATGGAAGCAGAGGGCGACTCGGCCGCCGAGATgaatggggaggaggaagagagcgaGGAGGAACGGAGCGGCAGCCAGACCGAGTCCGAGGAGGAGAGCTCAG AGATGGACGACGAGGACTACGAGCGCCGCCGCAGCGAGTGCGTCAGCGAAATGCTGGACCTGGAGAAGCAGTTCTCGGAACTGAAGGAGAA GTTGTTCAGGGAACGGCTGAGTCAGCTGCGGTTGCggctggaggaggtgggagctgAGAGGGCGCCCGAATACACAGAGCCTCTCGGGGGGCTGCAGCGGAGCCTCAAGATCCGCATTCAGGTGGCAG GGATTTACAAGGGCTTCTGTCTGGACGTGATCAGGAACAAGTACGAGTGTGAGCTGCAGGGAGCCAAGCAGCACCTGGAG AGTGAGAAGCTGCTGCTCTACGACACGCTGCAGGGGGAGTTGCAGGAGCGGATCCAGAGGCTGGAGGAGGACCGCCAGAGCCTGGACATCAGTTCTG GCCCTTACATCGTGTACATGCTGCAGGAGATCGACATCCTGGAGGACTGGACGGCCATCAAAAAG GCGAGAGCAGCCGTGTCCCCTCAGAAGAGAAAATCAGATG GACCTTGA
- the BRMS1 gene encoding breast cancer metastasis-suppressor 1 isoform X2 → MPVQPPSKDTEEMEAEGDSAAEMNGEEEESEEERSGSQTESEEESSEMDDEDYERRRSECVSEMLDLEKQFSELKEKERLSQLRLRLEEVGAERAPEYTEPLGGLQRSLKIRIQVAGIYKGFCLDVIRNKYECELQGAKQHLESEKLLLYDTLQGELQERIQRLEEDRQSLDISSEWWDDKLHARGSSKTWDSLPPSKRKKAPLVSGPYIVYMLQEIDILEDWTAIKKARAAVSPQKRKSDGP, encoded by the exons ATGCCCGTCCAGCCTCCAAGCAAAGACACCGAGGAGATGGAAGCAGAGGGCGACTCGGCCGCCGAGATgaatggggaggaggaagagagcgaGGAGGAACGGAGCGGCAGCCAGACCGAGTCCGAGGAGGAGAGCTCAG AGATGGACGACGAGGACTACGAGCGCCGCCGCAGCGAGTGCGTCAGCGAAATGCTGGACCTGGAGAAGCAGTTCTCGGAACTGAAGGAGAA GGAACGGCTGAGTCAGCTGCGGTTGCggctggaggaggtgggagctgAGAGGGCGCCCGAATACACAGAGCCTCTCGGGGGGCTGCAGCGGAGCCTCAAGATCCGCATTCAGGTGGCAG GGATTTACAAGGGCTTCTGTCTGGACGTGATCAGGAACAAGTACGAGTGTGAGCTGCAGGGAGCCAAGCAGCACCTGGAG AGTGAGAAGCTGCTGCTCTACGACACGCTGCAGGGGGAGTTGCAGGAGCGGATCCAGAGGCTGGAGGAGGACCGCCAGAGCCTGGACATCAGTTCTG AGTGGTGGGATGACAAACTGCACGCCAGAGGCAGCTCGAAGACCTGGGACTCCCTGCCGCCCAGCAAGAGGAAGAAGGCCCCTCTTGTTTCCG GCCCTTACATCGTGTACATGCTGCAGGAGATCGACATCCTGGAGGACTGGACGGCCATCAAAAAG GCGAGAGCAGCCGTGTCCCCTCAGAAGAGAAAATCAGATG GACCTTGA